The Leptospira selangorensis sequence ATTCCATACCTTTGGTGCACTTCTTTGAAGAAGTCACCGGCAATCGGCTTACCTGTGAGTGCTGTTTGTATTGCCCTTGGATCTGCAGCTAATGTTTTAGCCACATTGGTATGAGAGAGTAAGAATGCATCGAACTCTTGAGCAACCACAGCCACCACGTTCTGCATTTGGTTTAGATGATTTTCCGTGATCTTTTTCTGGCCGAAATAGTAGGCATTACCTGAGATCAATAACGTTAATACTGTAAGAATAACGATGCCTGCGCCGAGAAGAATGAACTTTAAACTGGTTTTTTGCATACCTATAATAAGGCCTTCCTGAAGAGGCTAAGAGTTATAATAATTCGTCGGCCTAATCGGACAATTCCTTTCAGACCTTTGTCACCAGAGCGGATTTTTCTTTATGGAGAAGTTGGAACGCTGGCATTGTATCTAGGAAACTAGGACAGTCAAGACTTTAGTGCTTTCACGTTAGTGAGTTTATAATCATACTTATTTCGGATTATGTAAGTTTCGGCAAGGTTCTTGGTTGCCTTTTGGGTAAGCGGGTAGAACTTGGAAAACGAATTGGAACCTGTCCATTATTCGGTGCTCTATCGGGAGATACTTTCCTTCTTCCTCTCCGTATTCGATAAGGACCGAGAACTCCTTTTTTTGGATGGAACTGCGGGAGAAGGAGGACATAGTCTTCTACTCTTAGAACAATTCCCCAATTCTAAACTGGTTTTGGTAGATCGAGACTCGGTCATGTTGTCCAGGGCCCAAACAAGACTTTCCGCGTATTCTTCCAGAGTTATTCCTATCGAAGCCAATTTTTCGGATCTTGACTCGGAGTTCTTGAACAGCTTCGGTGTTTCCAATCCTCCCGACGGTATCCTTTTGGATTTGGGAATTTCTACATTTCATCTATTACATGCAGGAAGAGGTTTTAGTTTTAGAGAAAACGAACCTTTAGATATGAGACTTTCTTCTTCCGGAGGTATCTCTGCGGAAGATGTGATCAATACTTATCCAGAAAAAGCTTTGAGTAAAATTTTTTACGAATATGGGGAAGAGCGTTGGACCAAAAAAATCGTAGAAGCGATTTTAGAAAGAAGAAGACATTCTAGGATCGGTTACTCGGGAGATCTTGCACAATTGGTTTCCAGAGTAATTCCAAGAAAATTTTGGCCTCCCGGAAGACATCCTGCTACAAGAGTTTTCCAAGCTTTAAGAATAGAAGTGAATCAGGAACTTCTCCATATAGAGATCGGGGTCAAAAAACTTTTGGATCTGGTCGCAAAAGGTGGAGTATTACAAGTGATCTCTTTCCATTCTTTGGAAGACAGGATCATTAAAAATTTATTCAGAGATTATGCAAGAGGCGGAGAAGCTAAACTTCTTACCAAAAAGCCTGTACTTCCGTCGGATATTGAGACAAAAGAAAATCCGGCGTCACGTTCCGCAAAATTACGTGTCATACATAAATCACTTCCTACCGATACTGAAGAAGAAGAGGAGGACGAAGAAGAATGAGCAGAGTTTCGGAATTTTTATCCATTCGTCTTTGGCCCGATCTTGGTTTTTTGTTTAGAATATTCGGTTGGGTCCTGGCTCCCTTTAGTATCGCACTTTTATTCGTATGGCAGAATGTTCAGGTCTCAAGATTAAACCGGGAACTTGCTATCGCTTCCCAAGAAAAAGAAAAACTTTTAAAGAAGAATGATGATTTAAAAATCGGAATGGCGACTTATACTTCTGCTCGTAGGATAGAAGCGTTATATCGTAAAACATATCATTATTTACCGATCACAGTAGGAGATCGGATCATTACAGTGACTCTTCCTCCAGAAAGAAATGAGGCGGAACTTGAAACTTTCAGAGCTCCTTAATCTTTTTCCAGATATTAAAATAATATCAGGGTCTTATAATCCGGACGAAAACTTCGAATTTGTTCGCACAGATTCCAGAAAATTAGAATCGAATGATCTATTCTGTCTTCCTGATTCTTCAGGTGATAAAGGGGCGGAATACGCAAAGGTTTCTTCGTCTAGATATATATTAATAGGATCTAAATTAAAAATTCCGAAATTAGAAAATAAGGTCGTTCTTAAGACCGATCTAGATCCGGAAAGTTTAGCTGGACCGATTGCTTCTATAATTTTAGGGGATCCTTCTTCCAAGTTGAAGGTGGTCGGAGTCACCGGGACAAACGGCAAAACTTCTTTAACTCATATCTTAGCTTATCTTGGGGAATCTCAGGGGAAGTCTTGCGGTATCATTGGGACTACCGGAGTAAAATTTAAAGGTATCTTATCCGACACAGGATACACCACCCCTGATCCAAGTAGTCTTCAATCCATTCTAAAAGAAATGTATGATTCAGGAGTGGAATATGTTTTTATGGAAGCAAGTTCTCACGGATTAAAACTGGGAAGAACGAACGGAGTCCATTTTAAAGTGGGAGTATTCTCCAATCTCACTCAGGATCATTTGGATTTTCATCCAAATATGGAAGATTATCTAAATAGTAAGGCACTTCTATTTTCTTCCGTAGCCTTAAATCCGGAAACTTTCGGTGTTATAGATTCGGATGCTCCAGGCGGAAAAGATTTTAAATCTGCCGTGGAAACTTCTTCTCCTAATCTAAAAATTTTCTCTCTCGGAAGAAGTTCAGGAGAATTCGAGATCCATTCCGAGGCATTCTCCTTGGAAAAAACTTCTTACCAAATTAGACTTTCGGATGATTGGGGTGGGGATACGGATATCAACACCAATCTTCTGGGCGGGTTTAATGTTAGGAACACTGCACTTTCATTTGTGACTGCGCTTGGTTTAGGCTGGGAGAAAAAATCACTCTTAGAGGCTTTAGAAAGTATTCCTCAGATCCCGGGAAGATTTCAGATCTATTATAGTAAAGATAAGTCTCGTATGGCTGTTGTGGATTACGCCCATACTCCGGATGCTTTGGAGAATATTTTGAGAAGTATCCGAGAATCCAAACCGAAAGAGCTCATCGCACTTTTCGGATGTGGAGGAGACAGGGATAAAACCAAACGCCCTAAGATGGCGAAGATCGCCGAAGAACTTGCGGATAAGGTGATACTCACTTCCGATAACCCAAGGACGGAAAACCCGGAAAGTATCTTGGATGATATACAAGCAGGTTTTACCGACGGATATTCTCCTATGTTTAGAGAAGCGGATAGAGCCAAGGCCATTCTTTATGGGATCTCTCATTTAAAAGAGGGGGGCTGCCTTCTCGTAGCCGGAAAGGGGCATGAGGACTACCAGATCATAGGTAGAGATAAAAGGCATTTTGATGACGGAGAAGAGATCCGAAAGGTATTCGGTCTCTAATCGTAAGCCTCCTTAAGCCGGCCTTGTGCCGGATCTAAATCCAAAAAAAATGTCTCAGATCCTGACTTACGTCGATAATTAAGTCAGAGAAGAAGATTTTCTTTTTTACGTTTACTCGTACTTAGCGCAGGCGAATCTGTCTTCATAGAAACGATATGTTTTATTTTTTATACGAAAGATTTTTCCAAGACCTAGATTCCTTAAGACTTTTTAGCTATGTAACTGTTCGAGCTTTGATGGCAGGATTAACTTCTATGTTCCTGACTTTTTGGTTTGGGGGAAGGGTAATCGATTTTTTACACGGATTAAAATTCAGAGAAAGTGTAAGGGACGACGGACCAAAATCTCATAGCGCCAAGTCGGGAACTCCAACCATGGGCGGTCTGATGATCGTATCCGCCTTGGTTGTATCCGTTCTTCTTTGGGGAAATTTAAGAAATTATAATATTCTTCTATTGCTCGTTTGTTCTATTTCTTTTGCTACTTTGGGATTCATAGATGATTATATGAAATCCGTAAAAAAGATCAAAGGTGGAATGAGGGCTCGTACTAAGTTTGCAGTTTCCGTAGTTTTAGCCGCGATCTTTTGCGTAGTATTCTTGTATTCTAGCGGAGAAGCACCAAAAGGTACTACCGGCAAGATCCTATTTCATTTGACCGATCTATTCCTACCTTTCGTGAAAGGGCCGATCCTGTCCTGGGGTTATTTTGCGATCCCGTTTTCAATTTTAGTAATATTAGGATCTTCTCATGGAGTAAACCTGACTGACGGCTTGGACGGTCTTGCCGGTGGGACCGCGGGAATTGTAGTTGGGACTCTTGGATTGATTGCATACGTTTCCGGAACACCTGTGGCCGCAAACTATCTGAATATTCCTTATCTTCCTCATGCTCACGAATATAGTGTGTTCCTTGCCGCTTTAACCGGAGCTTTGATCGGATTTCTTTGGTTTAATAGCCATCCTGCACAAGTTTTTATGGGAGATACCGGGTCATTATTCTTGGGAGCGACTATCGGGCTTACTTGTGTGATGTTGAAAAAGGAGATCCTACTCATCATTCTAGGCGGGATCTTTGTTGCAGAATCTTTGTCAGTAATCTTGCAAGTGGGTTCCTTTAAACTAACCCAAAAAAGAATTTTTAGAATGGCACCTTTACATCATCATTTTGAGTTGGGGGGAGTTCCTGAAACAAAGGTGGTCATCCGATTCTGGATTGCGGCAATTATCTTAGCGATCATCTCCTTATCTAGTTTGAAAATACAATGAATGCTTTCGGGAGAAAGTTCAAAAATTTTTGGGAATCTCCCGGTTCCCCCTTCGATCTGGTCCTAGTCGGATCCGTATTCTTTCTTTTACTTTTTGGAATATGTGTAATGTATTCCAGTTCCTCCGTTACCGCATGGAGAGAATTCCAGGACTCTGAATATTTCCTAAAAAAACAACTAGCTTGGGCGATCATCGGCCTTATAGTATTTTTTTTCTTTGCGAATTTTCCTTATAAACGTTTGGAAAGATTCGCGTTAGGCGGAATTATAATCAGCGTTCTACTTTTGATCCTAGTGTTTATTCCGGGAGTCGGAAAATCCGTAGGAACTTATTATGGAAGAAATTTCCATAGATGGATCGGGATAGGGCCGTATCAATTACAACCTTCTGAAATTGCAAAGTTGGCTGTAGTCGTTTATCTATCTTCTCTAATCGTAAAACTGAAATTAAAAGAGAGTCGAGATCCAAAGAAGTTCATTCTTCCTGCGGTTTTGTTGCTCGCAGTTTTGATACTAATCTTGGCAGAACCTGCGTTCGGGACCACGATGGAAATTTTATTCGTGGTGATTGCGTTCGTCTTCTTGTTTGGATTTCCGGTTAGGAACCTTCTTCTTGTAGGACTAGTATCTCTTCCTTTAGCTTATCTTCTAATCAGCCAAGTAGGTTATAGAAGAAAAAGAATGGAAGTCTGGCTGGATCCATATCGCTTTCGTTACGACGAAGGCCATCAATTAGTGACCTCTTTCAGGGCATTTTTGGATGGAGGCTGGTTTGGAAATAAATTAGCCAGCGGATATGCTCATAGATATCTAACGTATAGTCATACTGACTTTGTTCTTGCTACCTATGTGGAGGACTTTGGATTTATCGGTTTCTTATTTTTCTTTGCTTTAGTGATGATACTTCTTTCCAGAGTATA is a genomic window containing:
- a CDS encoding FtsW/RodA/SpoVE family cell cycle protein, which encodes MNAFGRKFKNFWESPGSPFDLVLVGSVFFLLLFGICVMYSSSSVTAWREFQDSEYFLKKQLAWAIIGLIVFFFFANFPYKRLERFALGGIIISVLLLILVFIPGVGKSVGTYYGRNFHRWIGIGPYQLQPSEIAKLAVVVYLSSLIVKLKLKESRDPKKFILPAVLLLAVLILILAEPAFGTTMEILFVVIAFVFLFGFPVRNLLLVGLVSLPLAYLLISQVGYRRKRMEVWLDPYRFRYDEGHQLVTSFRAFLDGGWFGNKLASGYAHRYLTYSHTDFVLATYVEDFGFIGFLFFFALVMILLSRVYVLLKRVEDPFGFYLGAGLLFILGTQFVINSYVVTGLFPITGISLPFMSYGGSSLLVVLAAFGILVNITRKENIGV
- the rsmH gene encoding 16S rRNA (cytosine(1402)-N(4))-methyltransferase RsmH, whose protein sequence is MENELEPVHYSVLYREILSFFLSVFDKDRELLFLDGTAGEGGHSLLLLEQFPNSKLVLVDRDSVMLSRAQTRLSAYSSRVIPIEANFSDLDSEFLNSFGVSNPPDGILLDLGISTFHLLHAGRGFSFRENEPLDMRLSSSGGISAEDVINTYPEKALSKIFYEYGEERWTKKIVEAILERRRHSRIGYSGDLAQLVSRVIPRKFWPPGRHPATRVFQALRIEVNQELLHIEIGVKKLLDLVAKGGVLQVISFHSLEDRIIKNLFRDYARGGEAKLLTKKPVLPSDIETKENPASRSAKLRVIHKSLPTDTEEEEEDEEE
- a CDS encoding UDP-N-acetylmuramoyl-L-alanyl-D-glutamate--2,6-diaminopimelate ligase → MRRNLKLSELLNLFPDIKIISGSYNPDENFEFVRTDSRKLESNDLFCLPDSSGDKGAEYAKVSSSRYILIGSKLKIPKLENKVVLKTDLDPESLAGPIASIILGDPSSKLKVVGVTGTNGKTSLTHILAYLGESQGKSCGIIGTTGVKFKGILSDTGYTTPDPSSLQSILKEMYDSGVEYVFMEASSHGLKLGRTNGVHFKVGVFSNLTQDHLDFHPNMEDYLNSKALLFSSVALNPETFGVIDSDAPGGKDFKSAVETSSPNLKIFSLGRSSGEFEIHSEAFSLEKTSYQIRLSDDWGGDTDINTNLLGGFNVRNTALSFVTALGLGWEKKSLLEALESIPQIPGRFQIYYSKDKSRMAVVDYAHTPDALENILRSIRESKPKELIALFGCGGDRDKTKRPKMAKIAEELADKVILTSDNPRTENPESILDDIQAGFTDGYSPMFREADRAKAILYGISHLKEGGCLLVAGKGHEDYQIIGRDKRHFDDGEEIRKVFGL
- the mraY gene encoding phospho-N-acetylmuramoyl-pentapeptide-transferase, whose product is MFYFLYERFFQDLDSLRLFSYVTVRALMAGLTSMFLTFWFGGRVIDFLHGLKFRESVRDDGPKSHSAKSGTPTMGGLMIVSALVVSVLLWGNLRNYNILLLLVCSISFATLGFIDDYMKSVKKIKGGMRARTKFAVSVVLAAIFCVVFLYSSGEAPKGTTGKILFHLTDLFLPFVKGPILSWGYFAIPFSILVILGSSHGVNLTDGLDGLAGGTAGIVVGTLGLIAYVSGTPVAANYLNIPYLPHAHEYSVFLAALTGALIGFLWFNSHPAQVFMGDTGSLFLGATIGLTCVMLKKEILLIILGGIFVAESLSVILQVGSFKLTQKRIFRMAPLHHHFELGGVPETKVVIRFWIAAIILAIISLSSLKIQ